A window of the Coturnix japonica isolate 7356 chromosome 12, Coturnix japonica 2.1, whole genome shotgun sequence genome harbors these coding sequences:
- the CHCHD4 gene encoding mitochondrial intermembrane space import and assembly protein 40, whose protein sequence is MSYCRQEGKDKIIFVTKEDHETPSSAELVADDPDDPYEEHGLILPNGDINWNCPCLGGMASGPCGEQFKSAFSCFHYSTEEIKGSDCVDQFRAMQECMQKYPDLYPQEDENEEKEKLSKDLEAPPVEDSVAKEEKGSS, encoded by the exons ATGTCCTACTGCAGGCAAGAAG GAAAGGACAAAATTATCTTTGTGACAAAGGAGGACCATGAGACAccaagcagtgctgagctggtCGCAGACGATCCAGATGACCCTTATGAGGAACACG GATTGATATTGCCCAATGGAGATATCAATTGGAACTGCCCATGTCTGGGTGGAATGGCTAGTGGTCCCTGTGGGGAACAGTTCAAGTCAGCCTTTTCTTGTTTCCACTAtagcacagaagaaataaagggaTCAGACTGTGTGGACCAATTCCGTGCTATGCAAGAATGCATGCAAAAATACCCAGATCTTTACCCTCAAGAGGATGAAAAcgaagagaaagagaagttgaGCAAAGATTTGGAAGCTCCTCCTGTGGAAGATTCTGTTGccaaagaggagaaaggatCTAGCTAA
- the TMEM43 gene encoding transmembrane protein 43 produces MSRNFSDTGSKKEHVKITSEAKPGFLERLSETSGGMLIGLGTFLLSFYLLFTNEGRALRTAKSLDEGLSLVIPLDNIHRVSQQNEGSLVHLAGVLSTAKPLFDPSYGLSVQAVKLKRKVEMYQWVEYEDSREYEENGEIKKETKYSYNTEWKSEVVNSRNFDREIGHKNPSAMAVESFTAVSPNVQVGSFVLSKGLVDKIDDFKQLSLAHLEDPHADVTRGGDYFYHSENPRRPEVGDLRVSFFYAGLSGHDPHLGSPDKVTVIARQKGDQLVPYHTKSGDVLQILYSGDLSVEEVFQKEHESNTMKTWALRAAGWLAMFVGISLMTRIVYTLVDWFPVVRDLVNIGLKAFAFCMASSLSLLTISVGWLFYRPLWALLIGLLSVVPIVVAKSRIPPKKHQ; encoded by the exons ATGTCGAGGAAT TTTTCTGACACAGGAAGCAAAAAAGAACATGTCAAAATCACCAGCGAGGCCAAGCCAGGGTTCCTGGAGAGGCTCAGCGAGACTTCTGGAGGCATGCTTATAGGACTTGGGACATTTCTTCTGTCCTTCTACCTTCTTTTTACCAATGAA GGACGAGCTTTGAGGACAGCTAAATCTCTTGATGAGGGACTTTCTCTTGTGATCCCTCTTGACAACATTCACAGGGTATCTCAACAAAATGAGGGGAGTCTGGTGCACTTAGCAGGCGTTCTGAGCACAGCAAAG CCTTTGTTTGATCCCAGCTATGGGCTGTCCGTCCAGGCTGTCAAGCTTAAGCGCAAAGTGGAAATGTACCAGTGGGTTGAATATGAAGATTCCAG ggaGTATGAAGAAAATGGTGAGATCAAGAAAGAGACAAAGTACTCGTATA ATACTGAATGGAAATCCGAAGTTGTGAACAGCAGGAATTTTGATCGAGAAATAGGACACAAAAATCCCAG TGCCATGGCTGTGGAGTCCTTTACTGCTGTTTCTCCTAATGTCCAGGTTGGCAGCTTTGTCCTTTCCAAAG GCCTTGTGGATAAGATTGATGACTTCAAGCAGCTGAGCTTGGCACACCTTGAGGATCCACATGCTGATGTTACCCGGGGAGGAGATTATTTTTACCACAGCGAGAACCCCAGGCGTCCAGAA GTGGGAGACCTTCGTGTCTCATTCTTCTATGCTGGTCTGAGTGGACATGACCCCCACTTGGGCTCACCTGATAAG GTAACTGTGATTGCTCGGCAGAAAGGCGATCAACTCGTTCCATATCACACCAAGTCTGGAGATGTTCTTCAGATTCTCTACTCTGGGGATCTCTCTGTAGAG GAGGTGTTTCAGAAGGAGCATGAAAGTAACACCATGAAGACCTGGGCCCTCCGTGCAGCAGGCTGGCTGGCAATGTTTGTAGGCATCAGCCTAATGACCCGGATTGTTTACACTTTGG TGGACTGGTTTCCTGTTGTTCGAGATCTGGTTAACATCGGATTGAAAGCTTTTGCCTTCTGCATGGCCAGCTCACTGTCACTTCTGACCATCTCCGTTGGCTGGCTCTTCTACCGCCCTCTCTGGGCTTTGCTGATCGGATTGCTCTCTGTAGTTCCAATTGTGGTCGCAAAATCCCGTATTCCACCAAAGAAGCATCAGTGA